One Echeneis naucrates chromosome 1, fEcheNa1.1, whole genome shotgun sequence DNA segment encodes these proteins:
- the pi4k2a gene encoding phosphatidylinositol 4-kinase type 2-alpha yields the protein MDETSPLVSPLRDSGDFSYGPTEPTSPRGAFGSTPGSVVRIPAGSPGRSRERQPLLDRDRGSSPREPHRNEFPEDPEFREIIRKAERAIEEGIYPERIYQGSSGSYFVKDSQGKIIGVFKPKNEEPYGQLNPKWTKWLQKLCCPCCFGRDCLVLNQGYLSEAGASLVDQKLELNIVPRTKVVYLASETFNYSAIDRVKSRGKRLALEKVPKVGQRFHRIGLPPKVGSFQLFVDGYKDADFWLRRFEAEPLPENTNRQLQLQFERLVILDYIIRNTDRGNDNWLLKYDCPMDPVGNRDTDWVVVKDPIIKLAAIDNGLAFPLKHPDSWRAYPFYWAWLSQAKVPFSQEIRELVLPKLADPNFIKDLEEDLYELFKKDPGFDRGQFHRQVAVMRGQILNLCQALKDSKTPLQLVQMPPVIVETARAPQRANSESYTQSFQSRRPFFTWW from the exons ATGGACGAGACGAGTCCGCTTGTCTCTCCGCTACGGGACTCCGGCGATTTCAGCTACGGTCCCACAGAGCCCACCAGCCCGCGGGGCGCCTTTGGAAGCACGCCGGGCTCCGTGGTGCGCATCCCGGCCGGCAGTCCGGGGCGCAGCCGGGAGAGACAGCCGCTGCTGGACCGGGACCGCGGAAGTTCGCCACGGGAGCCTCATAGGAACGAGTTCCCGGAGGATCCCGAGTTCAGAGAGATCATCCGAAAGGCCGAGCGAGCCATAGAAGAAGGGATCTACCCGGAGAGGATCTACCAGGGATCCAGTGGCAGCTATTTTGTGAAAGACTCACAGGGG AAGATTATCGGCGTGTTCAAACCCAAAAATGAAGAGCCTTATGGCCAGCTGAACCCCAAGTGGACTAAGTGGCTTCAGAAACTGTGCTGTCCCTGCTGTTTTGGCCGTGACTGTCTGGTACTGAACCAGGGTTACCTGTCAGAGGCCGGAGCCAGCCTGGTTGATCAGAAACTGGAGCTCAACATTGTTCCTAGGACCAag GTGGTGTACCTGGCTAGTGAAACATTCAACTACAGTGCCATAGACCGGGTCAAGTCTCGAGGAAAAAGGCTAGCCCTGGAGAAGGTGCCTAAAGTGGGACAGCGCTTCCACAGGATTGGGCTGCCACCCAAG GTTGGTTCCTTCCAGCTCTTTGTTGATGGATACAAAGATGCAGATTTCTGGCTGCGGAGATTTGAAGCTGAGCCTTTGCCTGAAAACACCAATCGTCAGCTCCAACTGCAGTTTGAACGACTGGTCATTCTCGACTATATTATCAGGAATACAG ACAGGGGGAATGACAACTGGCTGCTGAAGTACGACTGTCCAATGGATCCTGTAGGGAACAGg GACACAGACTGGGTGGTAGTAAAGGATCCCATTATTAAGCTGGCAGCTATAGACAACGGCCTTGCCTTCCCCCTCAAACATCCGGACTCCTGGCGAGCCT ACCCCTTCTACTGGGCGTGGCTTTCCCAGGCAAAAGTTCCCTTCTCACAGGAAATCCGAGAGCTAGTCCTTCCCAAACTCGCTGACCCAAATTTCATCAAGGACCTAGAAGAGGACCTCTATGAGCTATTCAAG AAAGATCCCGGTTTTGACAGAGGACAATTTCATAGACAAGTAGCTGTAATGAGGGGCCAG ATTCTGAATCTGTGCCAAGCACTAAAAGATAGTAAAACACCCCTCCAGTTGGTCCAGATGCCCCCAGTAATCGTCGAAACAGCCAGAGCGCCTCAGAGAGCTAACAGTGAGTCCTACACACAAAGTTTTCAAAGCAGAAGACCTTTCTTCACCTGGTGGTAG
- the avpi1 gene encoding uncharacterized protein avpi1 isoform X3 — MAEAPASTSTEDGLSVQWKFTNRQCRKSGCSNIFSGVNLHQLHRLFRTAGDRDAEHRAKLVWQGMDADMEGAEEKGEGEAEERQAEAGLAQAMVGLRVRTRNKAGIRVEGHRDHKWLRASGYLRIEEPLSSYTVEDEDNQVPGLGEFLLPTEEDIPENPNPFKSSSWRWGAARLDSAKDSERYLHRILH; from the exons ATGGCAGAGGCCCCAGCATCCACCTCTACTGAGGATGGTCTGTCTGTGCAGTGGAAATTTACCAATCGACAGTGCAGAAAGTCTGGATGCTCCAACATCTTTTCTGGGGTCAACCTGCACCAACTGCACAGGCTGTTCAGAACAGCTGGAGACAGAGACGCTGAACATCGGGCGAAGCTGGTGTGGCAAGGAATGGATGCAGATATGgagggagcagaggaaaagGGGGAGGGAGAAGCGGAGGAGAGGCAAGCCGAGGCAGGACTTGCCCAGGCCATGGTGGGACTCAGAGTCAGAACGAGGAATAAAGCAGGCATTAGAGTGGAGGGACACAGAGACCACAAGTGGCTCAGAGCATCAGGATATCTCAG GATTGAAGAACCTTTATCCAGCTACACTGTTGAGGATGAGGACAACCAGGTGCCAGGTCTAGGAGAATTCCTCTTGCCGACTGAAGAAGACATCCCAGAGAACCCAAATCCATTCAAATCCTCCTCATGGAGGTGGGGTGCTGCAAGGCTTGACAGTGCTAAAGACTCTGAACGCTACCTTCACCGCATCCTCCACTAA